A single region of the Vicia villosa cultivar HV-30 ecotype Madison, WI linkage group LG4, Vvil1.0, whole genome shotgun sequence genome encodes:
- the LOC131597071 gene encoding uncharacterized protein LOC131597071, whose protein sequence is MYQDLRKLFWWSSMKKEIAKFVYSCFGGQISERLGEVAYRIALTPSLANIHNVFHVSELGRYIADQSHIVQLDNVQVRDNLTMEMLPMRIEDQELTQLCGKEIALVKVAWVGPAGDNVTWEIKSQMRDSYLKLFV, encoded by the exons atgtatcaagatttgaggaaattgTTTTGGTGGTCAAGTATGAAGAAAGAGATTGCcaaatttgtgtattcttgttttgGTGGTCAA ATTTCAGAGAGGctaggtgaagtggcatatcggattgctTTAACACCATCACTTGCTAATATCCAtaatgtgttccatgtgtctgaGTTGgggagatacattgcggatcaGTCTCATATTGTCCAATTAGATAATGTGCAAGTAAGAGATAACTTGACTATGGAGATGTTGCCTATGCGGATAGAGGATCAGGAGTTAACGCAATTGTGTGGTAAAGAGATCGCTTTGGTGAAGGTTGCCTGGGTAGGACCGGCTGGTGATAATGTGACTTGGGAAATTAAGAGTCAGATGAGAGATTCTTATCTTAAGTTGTTCGTTTAA